One window of the Gloeocapsa sp. DLM2.Bin57 genome contains the following:
- a CDS encoding PEP-CTERM sorting domain-containing protein: MLSNQTLVFNKLVGITATVATVGLTLATVSPAQAQTLTLSVNGSIESGNLLGTTYTGTFSFDEPVGSMGEVFVPVDSLSITFTDTEVPPNTATFTEADMPSGPEVLYLDGDLLGLSFSVEDAQLGTVTFDFTFNPGFTEVGQASLFYNIQGGGSGTGTAEFEVVPEPTTMLASFGILGVLGWYRRRSKKPSR, translated from the coding sequence ATGCTTTCTAATCAAACTCTCGTGTTTAATAAATTAGTAGGAATAACTGCTACTGTAGCTACCGTTGGGTTAACCCTAGCTACAGTCTCTCCCGCACAAGCTCAAACTCTCACTCTAAGTGTCAATGGTAGTATAGAATCAGGAAATTTACTCGGTACTACTTATACAGGTACTTTTAGTTTTGATGAACCTGTAGGTTCAATGGGCGAGGTTTTTGTCCCTGTCGATTCTTTAAGTATTACTTTTACTGATACCGAAGTTCCCCCCAATACAGCAACCTTTACTGAAGCTGATATGCCTAGTGGACCTGAGGTATTATATTTAGATGGTGATTTACTAGGTCTATCATTCTCTGTTGAAGATGCTCAATTGGGTACAGTTACTTTTGACTTCACTTTTAATCCTGGTTTTACAGAAGTGGGTCAAGCTAGTCTATTTTATAATATACAAGGTGGTGGTAGTGGTACTGGTACTGCTGAGTTTGAAGTTGTTCCCGAACCTACTACCATGTTAGCTAGTTTTGGTATTTTAGGTGTGCTTGGTTGGTATAGACGTAGATCTAAAAAACCAAGTAGGTAA
- a CDS encoding ribosome biogenesis GTPase Der — protein sequence MSLPIVAIIGRPNVGKSTLVNRLAKDKQAIVHDQPGITRDRTYQTAFWQDRDFTVVDTGGLIFSDDSEFIPQIREQTMLALNEATAAILVVNGQEGITAGDVEIATWLRQQSVPVLVAVNKCESETSGMLQAAEFWELGLGEPIPISAIHGNGTGELLDELITYLPTTTEIEETPEIKIAIVGRPNVGKSSLFNSLTGENRCIVSPISGTTRDAIDTVIEREGQIYRLIDTAGIRKKKNVEYGAEFFSINRAFRAIRRSDVVLLVLDALDEVTDQDLKLAGRILEEGKAVVLVINKWDAIEKDSYTIYEYKELINSRLYYLDWAEMIFVSAKTGQRVAKVLELVQTAATEHKRRVSTAVINEVIQEAIARQSPPTSRQGKQGKIYYGTQVTSGPPTIALFVNDPQRFSENYRRYIEHQFRRQLGFTGSPIRLLWKGKKVRQAEKESVNRATKV from the coding sequence ATGTCTTTACCTATAGTAGCAATTATTGGCAGACCCAATGTGGGAAAATCTACCCTAGTAAATCGTCTCGCTAAAGATAAACAGGCGATCGTGCACGATCAACCGGGAATAACCCGCGATCGCACTTATCAAACAGCCTTTTGGCAAGATCGAGACTTTACCGTAGTGGATACAGGGGGTTTAATCTTCTCTGATGATAGCGAATTTATCCCCCAAATACGAGAACAAACGATGTTAGCTCTCAATGAAGCTACAGCAGCAATTTTGGTAGTAAATGGGCAAGAAGGGATAACCGCAGGAGATGTAGAAATAGCCACTTGGTTACGTCAACAGTCTGTACCAGTATTAGTAGCAGTGAATAAGTGTGAATCCGAAACTAGTGGAATGTTACAAGCTGCGGAATTTTGGGAATTGGGATTAGGAGAGCCTATACCAATTTCAGCCATACACGGAAACGGTACAGGAGAACTACTAGACGAGTTAATAACCTATCTCCCTACTACCACAGAAATAGAAGAAACCCCCGAAATCAAAATAGCGATCGTGGGCAGACCTAATGTGGGAAAATCTAGTTTATTTAATAGTCTCACAGGAGAAAATCGCTGTATAGTTAGTCCCATCTCAGGAACAACCAGAGACGCGATCGATACCGTTATCGAAAGAGAAGGACAAATCTACCGTTTAATAGATACCGCAGGAATTCGTAAAAAGAAAAACGTCGAATATGGGGCAGAATTTTTTAGTATTAATAGAGCCTTTAGAGCTATACGTCGTTCAGATGTAGTGCTATTGGTTTTAGACGCCTTAGACGAAGTAACGGATCAAGACTTAAAATTAGCAGGACGTATTCTAGAAGAAGGTAAAGCAGTAGTATTAGTGATCAACAAATGGGACGCGATCGAGAAAGACTCCTACACAATTTACGAATATAAAGAACTAATTAATAGTAGGCTTTACTATCTAGATTGGGCAGAAATGATTTTTGTCAGTGCTAAAACAGGTCAAAGAGTCGCCAAAGTCCTAGAATTAGTGCAAACAGCAGCCACAGAACATAAACGTCGCGTTAGTACAGCAGTAATTAACGAAGTTATCCAAGAAGCGATCGCCCGTCAATCACCCCCTACCAGTCGTCAGGGAAAACAAGGTAAAATCTATTACGGAACACAAGTAACCAGTGGACCACCCACCATCGCCCTATTTGTCAACGATCCTCAACGTTTTAGCGAAAACTATCGACGTTATATAGAACATCAATTTCGTCGGCAACTAGGGTTCACAGGGAGTCCGATTCGGTTACTCTGGAAAGGTAAAAAAGTCCGTCAAGCAGAAAAAGAAAGCGTTAATCGCGCGACCAAAGTCTAG
- the cobM gene encoding precorrin-4 C(11)-methyltransferase, with protein MLNPKVYLIGAGSGDPELLTVKAQKIITQADVILYADSLVPKQILQDVRPDAELIATANLTLEKIIPLMIERYRADLAVVRLHSGDLTLYSAIHEQIQALVKADVPFELVPGISAFQAAAAQLGVELTIPDLVQTIILTRISGNASSVPPQEELASLAAHQASLCLYLAARHVETAQAKLLEHYPPDTPVAVCFRVGWPDEQIWVVPLTEMASLTRSEKLVRTTMYIISPALRTRQEQLETRSRLYHPEHTHIFRPRQD; from the coding sequence ATGCTTAATCCCAAAGTTTATCTCATCGGTGCAGGTTCAGGTGATCCAGAATTATTAACCGTCAAAGCTCAAAAAATCATCACTCAAGCTGATGTTATACTCTACGCTGATTCTCTAGTACCTAAACAGATTTTACAGGATGTCCGCCCCGATGCCGAGTTAATCGCTACAGCTAATCTCACCCTAGAGAAGATTATACCCCTAATGATTGAAAGATATCGAGCTGATTTAGCGGTTGTGCGTCTCCATTCGGGAGATTTAACCCTTTATAGCGCGATTCACGAGCAAATCCAAGCTTTAGTTAAAGCTGACGTACCTTTTGAACTAGTTCCAGGGATTAGCGCTTTTCAAGCAGCAGCAGCCCAATTAGGGGTAGAATTAACTATACCTGATCTAGTACAAACGATCATTTTAACTCGTATTAGTGGTAACGCTTCTAGCGTACCACCCCAAGAAGAATTAGCTAGTTTAGCAGCTCATCAAGCTAGTTTATGTTTATATCTTGCTGCACGTCACGTAGAAACAGCTCAAGCAAAACTCTTAGAACATTATCCCCCTGATACACCAGTAGCTGTGTGTTTCCGTGTGGGTTGGCCTGATGAACAGATATGGGTTGTTCCTTTAACAGAAATGGCTAGTTTAACTAGGAGTGAAAAATTAGTTCGTACCACTATGTATATTATTAGTCCAGCTTTGCGCACTAGACAAGAACAATTAGAAACGCGATCGCGTCTCTATCACCCTGAACATACTCATATCTTTCGTCCTCGTCAGGATTGA
- a CDS encoding EAL domain-containing protein gives MQNQAVLTLELENDLRKAIDNQEFCLFYQPIISLSTGLLTGFEALLRWQHPTRGLIYSHTFISRAEETGLINHLGNWVLNEACRQLQVWLEDYPELSCLDLHINISPLQFKQINFIE, from the coding sequence ATGCAGAATCAGGCTGTATTAACTTTAGAGTTAGAAAATGATTTACGTAAAGCTATAGATAATCAAGAATTTTGCCTCTTTTATCAACCAATTATTTCTCTTTCTACGGGATTATTGACAGGTTTTGAAGCTTTGTTACGTTGGCAACATCCTACCCGTGGTTTAATTTATTCTCATACCTTTATTTCCCGAGCAGAAGAAACTGGGCTAATTAATCATTTGGGAAATTGGGTATTAAATGAAGCTTGTCGTCAGTTACAAGTCTGGTTAGAAGATTATCCCGAACTATCTTGTTTAGATTTACATATTAATATTTCTCCTCTCCAGTTTAAACAGATAAATTTTATTGAATAG
- a CDS encoding DUF1295 domain-containing protein has translation MTLNQLTGINLAKILTVLLLLGYALIYGISDLRQVIYLSLHISYCLWWLVEQWFFPPRSEQIFQEKITIVELILILLVVGVFYSLPGYLAFRNPLGISYLSVAIALPVYIFGSLINAVADTQKLIAKEMGAGLVKDNIWRFSRNINYFGDLGRYLSFCIISGSWWSYILPLSIAILYYQRIKQKEATMTEKYPDYPEYQEKSANLIPYIW, from the coding sequence ATGACCTTAAATCAATTAACAGGAATTAATTTAGCTAAGATTTTAACAGTTTTACTATTATTGGGTTACGCTCTAATTTACGGTATCTCTGATTTACGTCAGGTTATTTACTTAAGTCTTCACATCAGCTATTGTTTGTGGTGGTTGGTGGAACAATGGTTTTTCCCTCCGAGAAGTGAACAAATATTTCAGGAAAAAATTACTATTGTAGAATTAATCTTGATTTTACTAGTTGTAGGTGTGTTTTACAGTTTGCCAGGTTATTTAGCTTTTCGTAATCCTCTAGGGATATCTTATTTGAGTGTAGCTATAGCTTTACCTGTCTATATTTTTGGTAGTTTAATCAATGCAGTAGCAGATACTCAGAAGTTAATCGCTAAAGAAATGGGTGCGGGTTTAGTAAAAGATAATATCTGGCGTTTTTCGCGAAATATTAACTATTTTGGAGATTTAGGACGTTATCTAAGCTTTTGTATAATATCAGGTTCGTGGTGGTCATATATTTTACCCCTATCCATCGCTATCCTCTATTATCAAAGAATTAAACAAAAAGAAGCTACTATGACAGAGAAATACCCAGATTATCCAGAATATCAAGAAAAGAGTGCAAATTTGATTCCTTATATTTGGTAA
- the truB gene encoding tRNA pseudouridine(55) synthase TruB encodes MLGFLNLNKPSGWTSHDCVAKVRRLLGLKKVGHGGTLDPLATGVLPIAVGKATRLLNFLPPDKAYRARIRFGVRTTTDDLEGEVISQNPPIGLTLSDIRAKLPDFKGEIPQIPPAYSAISVGGKRLYELARKGEQVEVPTRTVFIEDIEILGWYPGIYPELEVAIACGGGTYIRAIARDLGASMNIEATLASLTRTRSCGFSLEDSLTLEDLESQLQQGTFNLIPPLVALQHLEKITLTPELTQNWYQGQKIRLNLTVGEEKSDLVVTNSVGEFLGIGSLIEEVLKPKIVYLNA; translated from the coding sequence ATGCTAGGTTTTTTGAACTTAAATAAACCCTCGGGTTGGACTTCTCATGATTGTGTAGCGAAAGTGAGAAGGTTGTTAGGATTAAAAAAAGTAGGACATGGGGGAACATTAGATCCTCTTGCTACGGGAGTGTTACCAATAGCCGTAGGTAAAGCGACTCGGTTATTAAATTTTTTACCTCCTGATAAAGCTTATCGCGCCAGAATCCGTTTTGGAGTGCGTACAACTACTGATGATTTAGAGGGAGAAGTAATTAGTCAAAACCCCCCAATCGGGTTAACCTTAAGTGATATTCGGGCTAAATTACCTGATTTTAAAGGAGAAATCCCACAAATCCCCCCAGCTTATAGCGCTATTTCTGTAGGTGGGAAAAGATTATATGAATTAGCTAGAAAAGGTGAACAAGTAGAAGTACCCACCAGAACAGTATTTATTGAGGATATAGAGATATTGGGTTGGTATCCCGGGATTTATCCTGAATTAGAAGTGGCGATCGCTTGTGGAGGAGGAACTTATATTAGGGCGATCGCTAGGGATTTAGGTGCTAGTATGAATATAGAAGCTACTTTAGCTAGTTTAACTCGTACCCGTAGTTGTGGTTTCTCTCTAGAAGATAGTTTAACTCTAGAAGATCTAGAATCTCAACTGCAACAGGGTACTTTTAATTTGATTCCTCCCTTAGTCGCTTTACAACACTTAGAAAAGATTACCCTGACTCCAGAATTAACCCAAAATTGGTATCAAGGACAAAAAATCAGACTTAATCTCACTGTTGGTGAGGAAAAATCTGATTTAGTAGTCACCAACTCAGTAGGAGAATTTCTCGGAATTGGTAGTTTAATAGAAGAAGTATTAAAGCCAAAAATAGTTTATCTTAATGCTTAA
- a CDS encoding NADH-quinone oxidoreductase subunit L, with the protein MESLYQYAWLVPVLPLVGATIVGMGLISFGKFTSNLRQLNAFFVVFLTGTSMVLSFALLWSQIQGHETYLRTIEWASAGNFHLTMGYTIDPLSALMLVIVTTVAFLVMIYTDGYMAHDPGYVRFYAYLSIFSASMLGLVVSPNLVQIYIFWELVGMCSYLLIGFWYDRPAAADACQKAFVTNRVGDFGLLLGILGLYWATGSFEFGVIGERLESLLNSGALAPGLAALLGILIFLGPVAKSAQFPLQVWLPDAMEGPTPISALIHAATMVAAGVFLIARMYPVLEHLPSVMTLIAWTGCFTAFLGATIALTQNDIKKGLAYSTISQLGYMVMAMGIGAYSAGLFHLMTHAYFKAMLFLCSGSVIHGMEAVVGHNPNLAQDMRVMGGLRKFMPITWLTFLIGNLAICGIPPFAGFWSKDEILGLAFTANPVLWLVGWLTAGMTAFYMFRMYFLTFEGEFRGNDQAARQVVLGQPAFGPGAMNVAELHEEDEHSDHGHSESPHESPLSMALPLLVLAVPSFLIGWLGKPWANVFEEFISAPGEEIVASAHHFDSTEFIIMAGSSVGISLIGISIAILMYLSKKIDPAAIAAKFPALYNLSLHKWYFDDIYDRVFVKGLRRLARQILEVDYRVVDGAVNLTGLATLVSGETLKYLENGRVQFYALIVFAGVLGFVLVFSIV; encoded by the coding sequence ATGGAGTCACTCTATCAATACGCCTGGTTAGTCCCCGTCTTACCCCTTGTTGGTGCAACTATAGTAGGTATGGGATTAATTTCATTTGGCAAATTTACCAGTAACTTAAGACAATTAAACGCATTTTTCGTAGTATTTCTAACAGGCACATCCATGGTGCTATCTTTTGCGTTGTTATGGAGTCAAATCCAAGGACACGAAACCTACTTACGCACTATAGAATGGGCATCAGCGGGAAACTTTCACCTCACTATGGGTTATACAATTGACCCTTTAAGTGCCCTGATGTTAGTAATTGTCACCACTGTAGCCTTTTTGGTGATGATTTATACAGATGGTTACATGGCTCATGACCCTGGTTACGTGCGTTTTTACGCTTATTTGAGCATTTTTAGCGCTTCGATGCTAGGTTTAGTAGTCAGCCCCAACCTCGTACAGATTTACATCTTTTGGGAATTAGTAGGGATGTGTTCCTACCTCTTGATCGGTTTCTGGTACGATCGTCCTGCAGCAGCTGATGCTTGTCAAAAAGCCTTTGTTACTAACCGAGTAGGAGACTTTGGCTTACTCCTCGGGATACTAGGGTTATATTGGGCAACAGGTAGCTTTGAATTTGGTGTAATTGGTGAACGCTTAGAAAGTTTACTCAACTCAGGTGCATTAGCCCCAGGCTTAGCCGCCTTATTGGGTATCTTAATCTTTCTCGGTCCTGTCGCCAAATCAGCCCAATTCCCCCTACAGGTGTGGTTACCCGACGCGATGGAAGGTCCTACCCCTATTTCAGCGTTGATTCACGCCGCGACTATGGTAGCTGCGGGAGTATTTTTAATAGCACGTATGTACCCAGTGCTTGAACATCTACCTTCAGTCATGACTCTAATCGCTTGGACAGGTTGTTTTACCGCCTTTTTAGGAGCAACCATCGCTTTAACCCAAAACGACATCAAAAAAGGTCTAGCCTATTCCACTATTTCCCAACTTGGCTATATGGTGATGGCTATGGGGATTGGAGCTTACAGCGCGGGTTTATTCCACCTGATGACTCACGCTTACTTCAAAGCGATGTTGTTTCTCTGTTCCGGTTCGGTTATCCACGGTATGGAAGCAGTAGTAGGACATAACCCTAACCTAGCCCAAGATATGCGGGTGATGGGGGGTTTACGTAAATTTATGCCCATTACCTGGTTAACTTTCCTCATCGGTAATCTAGCTATCTGTGGTATTCCTCCTTTTGCGGGTTTTTGGTCTAAAGATGAAATCCTCGGTCTAGCTTTTACAGCTAATCCGGTTTTATGGTTAGTAGGTTGGTTAACCGCAGGTATGACGGCTTTTTATATGTTCCGTATGTACTTTTTAACCTTTGAAGGAGAGTTCCGCGGTAACGATCAAGCAGCGCGTCAAGTAGTATTAGGTCAGCCAGCTTTCGGACCTGGAGCGATGAATGTTGCTGAGTTACACGAAGAAGATGAACACTCAGACCATGGACATAGTGAAAGTCCTCACGAATCCCCCCTATCTATGGCTTTACCTTTACTAGTTTTAGCCGTTCCCTCTTTCTTAATCGGTTGGTTGGGTAAACCTTGGGCTAACGTCTTTGAAGAGTTTATTTCAGCCCCAGGAGAAGAAATCGTCGCATCTGCTCACCATTTTGATTCTACCGAATTTATAATTATGGCGGGTAGTTCTGTAGGTATTTCTTTGATTGGTATCAGTATCGCGATTCTGATGTACCTAAGTAAGAAAATAGATCCTGCGGCGATCGCTGCTAAATTCCCCGCACTGTACAACTTATCTCTGCATAAATGGTACTTTGACGATATTTACGATCGCGTTTTTGTGAAAGGATTGCGTCGTTTAGCTAGACAAATCCTCGAAGTTGACTATCGAGTAGTAGATGGTGCGGTTAATCTAACCGGTTTAGCAACTCTAGTCAGTGGTGAAACCTTAAAATACCTCGAAAATGGTCGCGTTCAATTTTACGCTCTCATTGTCTTTGCAGGGGTGTTAGGTTTTGTCTTAGTATTTAGCATAGTCTAA
- a CDS encoding nicotinate-nucleotide adenylyltransferase — MSENQPKSLKIALFGTSADPPTAGHQGILTGLTQNYDLVAVWASDNPFKQHQADLVERQKMLGLLIGEIANSDKIILKEELSDRRSLNSLKQAKQIWGEQAEYTIVIGSDLVEQIRSWYKIEELLTQVKILIIPRQGYALENPSLSKLGNLGGKYAIANFAVPDISSTNYREKGDQTMLTEAVANYINQKGLYQQL, encoded by the coding sequence ATGTCGGAAAATCAACCCAAAAGCCTAAAAATAGCCCTATTTGGTACAAGTGCAGATCCACCAACAGCCGGACATCAGGGGATTCTCACTGGATTAACCCAAAATTACGATCTAGTAGCTGTATGGGCTTCAGATAACCCCTTCAAACAACATCAAGCTGATTTAGTAGAACGTCAAAAAATGTTAGGCTTGTTAATAGGGGAAATAGCTAATTCAGACAAGATTATCCTCAAAGAAGAACTAAGCGATCGCCGTAGTCTCAATAGTCTCAAGCAAGCTAAACAGATTTGGGGAGAACAAGCAGAATATACTATAGTAATAGGCTCAGATTTAGTGGAACAGATCAGGAGTTGGTATAAAATCGAGGAGTTACTCACACAAGTTAAGATTCTGATTATACCTCGTCAAGGGTATGCTCTAGAGAATCCATCTTTAAGTAAGTTGGGTAATTTAGGGGGGAAATACGCGATCGCCAATTTTGCTGTTCCCGACATCTCCTCCACTAACTACCGTGAAAAGGGAGACCAAACTATGCTAACAGAAGCTGTAGCTAATTATATCAACCAGAAGGGATTATATCAGCAGTTGTGA
- a CDS encoding NADH-quinone oxidoreductase subunit M → MSMTSFPWLTTIILFPIVASLFIPFIPDKDGKTVKWYALIVGLIDFIIIVYAFYSGYDLSTSGLQLRESYAWIPQLDLNWSVGADGLAMPLILLTGFVTTLAIMAAWPVTFKPKLFYFLMLAMYGGQIAVFAVQDILLFFLVWELELVPVYLILSIWGGKKRLYAATKFILYTAGGSLFILVAALTMAFYGDTVTFDMQSIAAKDYPLNLQLWLYAAFLIAYGVKLPIFPLHTWLPDAHGEATAPAHMLLAGILLKMGGYALLRMNVGMLPDAHAVFAPVLVILGVVNIIYAALTSFAQRNLKRKIAYSSISHMGFVLIGLGSFTELGTSGAMLQMISHGLIGASLFFMVGATYDRTHTLMLDEMGGVGQKMKKVFAMWTTCSLASLALPGMSGFVAELMVFVGFATSDAYNPVFKVIIVFLAAVGVILTPIYLLSMLREMLYGPENKELVSHQELVDAEPREVFIIASLLVPIIGIGLYPKIVTQIYDATITQLTLRARNSVPSITQAVAVKPGQQLFSLESAPEIKTIK, encoded by the coding sequence ATATCTATGACATCATTTCCCTGGTTAACAACAATTATTTTGTTTCCTATTGTCGCCTCCTTGTTTATACCCTTCATTCCCGACAAGGATGGTAAGACAGTAAAATGGTACGCCCTCATTGTGGGCTTAATCGACTTTATTATCATCGTTTATGCTTTCTATAGCGGTTATGATTTAAGTACTTCAGGACTGCAATTACGAGAAAGCTACGCCTGGATACCCCAATTAGACTTAAACTGGTCTGTAGGGGCAGATGGTTTAGCTATGCCTCTAATTCTACTAACGGGTTTTGTCACTACTTTAGCTATTATGGCGGCTTGGCCGGTGACTTTTAAACCTAAGTTATTTTACTTCCTGATGTTAGCGATGTATGGTGGACAAATCGCCGTATTTGCAGTCCAAGACATCCTACTCTTTTTCTTAGTTTGGGAATTAGAATTAGTCCCTGTTTACTTGATTCTCTCGATTTGGGGTGGGAAAAAACGCCTCTATGCAGCCACTAAATTTATCCTCTACACCGCGGGAGGATCTCTGTTTATTCTGGTAGCTGCTTTAACCATGGCTTTTTACGGGGATACAGTCACATTCGATATGCAGAGTATCGCTGCTAAAGATTACCCCTTGAACCTACAGCTGTGGTTATACGCGGCTTTTTTAATCGCTTATGGCGTCAAATTGCCTATTTTCCCTCTCCATACTTGGTTACCTGATGCTCACGGTGAAGCTACTGCACCTGCTCATATGTTACTAGCGGGAATCCTTCTCAAAATGGGGGGTTACGCTCTTCTACGTATGAACGTTGGGATGTTACCTGACGCTCACGCCGTTTTTGCTCCTGTGTTAGTAATTTTAGGGGTAGTCAATATTATCTACGCGGCTTTGACTTCTTTCGCACAACGGAATCTCAAGCGCAAGATTGCCTATTCTTCTATCTCCCACATGGGTTTTGTCTTAATCGGTTTAGGTTCTTTTACCGAGTTGGGAACTAGTGGCGCTATGTTACAAATGATTTCCCATGGTTTAATCGGTGCTAGTCTCTTCTTTATGGTGGGAGCAACCTACGATCGCACTCATACCCTGATGTTGGATGAAATGGGGGGAGTAGGTCAAAAAATGAAAAAAGTCTTCGCTATGTGGACTACTTGCTCTCTGGCTTCCCTGGCTTTACCTGGTATGAGTGGTTTTGTCGCAGAATTAATGGTTTTCGTGGGTTTTGCTACTAGTGATGCTTATAATCCGGTTTTCAAGGTAATTATTGTCTTTCTCGCCGCTGTTGGGGTGATCTTAACTCCTATCTACCTCTTGTCTATGTTGCGAGAAATGCTCTATGGTCCTGAAAACAAGGAATTAGTCTCACATCAAGAGTTAGTAGATGCTGAGCCTAGAGAAGTCTTTATCATCGCTAGTTTGTTAGTACCTATTATTGGTATTGGGTTATATCCTAAAATCGTTACCCAAATCTACGATGCGACTATCACTCAATTGACTCTAAGAGCGCGTAATTCTGTACCTAGTATCACACAAGCAGTTGCCGTTAAACCTGGTCAACAATTATTCTCCTTAGAATCAGCTCCAGAAATTAAAACTATCAAGTAA
- a CDS encoding NUDIX hydrolase has protein sequence MISAVVSQPLADFKVGVDNVIFSIDNNTNRLLVLLVKRREEPFLGKWSLPGSLVRQGESLEETAYRTLAEKIIVNNLYLEQLYTFGGPNRDPRESPASFGCRYLSVSYFALVRYPEAKLLTPFNQYSSWHEVKKVPQLAFDHNEMITYGYQRLRNKLEYSPIAFEVLPEVFTLNDLYQFYSTVMGENFADYSNFRSRLLKLGFLLDTGEKTSRGAGRPATLYRFDAEAFAPLQDKPLVFI, from the coding sequence ATTATATCAGCAGTTGTGAGTCAACCACTAGCAGACTTTAAAGTTGGAGTTGATAACGTTATTTTCTCCATCGACAATAACACTAATCGTCTTTTAGTACTCTTAGTCAAGAGACGAGAAGAGCCTTTTTTAGGGAAATGGAGTTTACCAGGAAGTTTAGTACGTCAGGGAGAATCTTTAGAAGAAACAGCTTATCGGACTTTAGCTGAAAAAATTATCGTCAATAACCTTTATCTAGAACAATTATATACCTTTGGTGGACCAAACCGCGATCCACGAGAATCACCCGCTAGTTTTGGTTGTCGTTATCTTTCGGTGAGTTATTTTGCTTTAGTCAGATATCCCGAAGCTAAACTACTCACACCTTTTAATCAATATAGCAGTTGGCACGAAGTCAAAAAAGTCCCCCAATTAGCTTTTGATCACAATGAGATGATCACCTACGGTTATCAACGTTTGCGTAATAAACTCGAATATAGTCCCATCGCTTTTGAAGTTTTACCAGAAGTATTTACACTCAATGATTTATACCAATTTTATAGTACCGTGATGGGGGAAAATTTTGCTGATTATTCCAATTTTCGCAGTCGTTTACTGAAATTAGGCTTTTTACTCGATACTGGTGAGAAAACCTCACGTGGGGCCGGAAGACCGGCTACTCTCTACCGTTTTGACGCGGAAGCTTTTGCACCTTTACAGGATAAACCTCTGGTTTTTATATAG